In one window of Vibrio sp. JC009 DNA:
- the dinB gene encoding DNA polymerase IV yields MAEIKQILRKIIHVDMDCFYAAVEMRDNPKYRNIPLAVGGSERQRGVLSTCNYEARKYGVRSAMPTAKAIQLCPDLVVVPGRMEVYKSVSKQIRAIFERYTLIIEPLSLDEAFLDVTNCSLCHGSATLIAEAIRKDICNELQLTASAGVAPLKFLAKVASDMNKPDGQFVIPPEEVQNVIDKLPLEKIPGVGKVSLERLHQAGFFIGEDIKNSDYRELLRKFGKMGESLWKRCHGIDNREVVTERERKSVGVERTFTRNISTFDECWQVIESKLYPELDRRLTKASPERAIIKQGIKVKFADFQLTTIEHNHKALDLEYFRELLTDVLKRQKGREIRLLGLNVMLKPEEEVKQLTLELEP; encoded by the coding sequence ATGGCAGAAATTAAACAGATACTCCGTAAAATCATTCATGTGGATATGGACTGCTTCTATGCCGCAGTCGAGATGCGTGACAATCCGAAATACAGAAATATCCCGCTTGCGGTGGGCGGAAGTGAACGCCAGCGCGGGGTGCTCAGCACCTGTAATTATGAAGCGCGTAAATACGGTGTACGCTCAGCGATGCCAACGGCAAAAGCGATTCAGCTCTGCCCTGATCTGGTGGTTGTTCCGGGCCGGATGGAGGTTTATAAGTCGGTATCAAAACAGATTCGGGCTATTTTTGAGCGTTACACTCTGATTATTGAGCCCTTGTCACTGGATGAAGCCTTTCTTGATGTCACCAACTGTTCTTTATGCCACGGCTCTGCAACTCTGATAGCAGAGGCCATCCGAAAAGATATATGCAATGAACTTCAACTGACAGCGTCCGCTGGTGTTGCTCCGCTTAAGTTTCTGGCTAAAGTTGCTTCGGATATGAATAAGCCTGACGGGCAGTTTGTGATCCCTCCTGAAGAGGTTCAGAACGTGATTGATAAACTTCCTCTGGAGAAGATTCCCGGGGTAGGAAAGGTGAGCCTGGAAAGGTTGCATCAGGCCGGCTTTTTTATCGGGGAAGATATAAAAAATAGCGACTACCGCGAACTGCTGAGGAAGTTTGGCAAAATGGGTGAATCGCTCTGGAAGCGCTGTCATGGTATTGATAACCGGGAAGTGGTTACCGAAAGAGAAAGAAAATCGGTTGGGGTTGAAAGAACCTTTACCCGCAATATTTCAACTTTTGATGAGTGCTGGCAGGTCATTGAAAGTAAGTTGTATCCTGAGCTGGATCGCCGGCTGACAAAGGCAAGCCCGGAACGAGCCATCATCAAGCAGGGCATTAAAGTGAAATTCGCCGATTTTCAGTTGACGACAATCGAGCACAACCATAAAGCACTTGATTTGGAGTATTTCAGAGAACTGCTCACCGATGTTCTGAAGCGTCAGAAAGGGCGGGAAATCCGGCTGCTGGGGCTTAACGTTATGCTGAAACCTGAAGAAGAGGTAAAACAGCTGACTTTAGAGCTAGAGCCATAA
- a CDS encoding response regulator — translation MQEKVLIVEDSETYRNYLASQIATLNYEVVQAKTYAQAKEIMQHETNFLCAVTDLCLPDAEDGEIVDLAHQYDLKVIVITANFDDQIRQHFIAKGIVDYIIKENISSVTYLLTLLNRLNKNKWHKALVVDDSRPIRHRLVQLLEHQYIRTVQAENGEQAIQKMKENPDITFIITDHNMPVKDGITMTRELRRKYDRNQLVILGLSGTESESLTAKFLKAGANDYLKKPFNQEELFCRVQNLLNMKDSSDELYKMANQDSLTGLWNRRYLFQHADTSKEQCNVAMMDIDFFKKINDKFGHEGGDQALRTVSHIITIYFNDDLAARVGGEEFCVVNYGDFDSFVKRLEHLRTRIENTAIPFGNSEIRVTISIGATKAKRNIDTMMSIADERLYQAKKSGRNQLISS, via the coding sequence ATGCAGGAAAAAGTACTGATTGTTGAAGACAGTGAGACATATCGCAACTACCTTGCCAGCCAGATTGCCACCTTAAACTATGAGGTTGTGCAAGCGAAAACCTATGCTCAGGCCAAGGAAATTATGCAGCATGAAACCAACTTTTTATGTGCTGTGACGGATCTTTGCCTGCCCGATGCAGAAGATGGTGAAATCGTCGATCTGGCGCATCAATATGATTTGAAAGTGATCGTTATTACTGCCAACTTTGATGACCAGATCAGGCAGCATTTTATTGCCAAAGGCATAGTTGACTACATAATAAAAGAAAATATCTCCTCGGTTACCTATCTTCTGACTCTGCTCAACCGGCTAAATAAAAACAAATGGCACAAAGCGCTGGTTGTGGATGATTCAAGACCGATACGACACCGCCTGGTTCAGCTTCTGGAGCATCAGTATATCAGGACTGTTCAGGCAGAAAACGGCGAACAGGCTATCCAGAAGATGAAAGAAAACCCGGATATTACTTTTATTATCACTGACCACAATATGCCGGTAAAAGACGGCATAACCATGACACGGGAGCTGAGAAGAAAATACGACAGAAACCAGCTCGTGATTCTGGGGCTTTCCGGGACCGAATCTGAATCACTGACAGCAAAGTTCTTGAAAGCCGGTGCCAATGACTATCTGAAAAAGCCCTTTAATCAGGAAGAGTTGTTCTGCCGGGTTCAGAACCTGCTGAACATGAAAGACAGCAGTGATGAACTGTATAAGATGGCAAACCAGGATTCACTTACCGGTTTATGGAACCGCCGCTACCTGTTCCAGCATGCAGATACATCAAAAGAGCAGTGCAATGTTGCTATGATGGATATCGACTTTTTTAAGAAGATCAACGATAAGTTCGGTCATGAAGGCGGCGATCAGGCACTCCGAACCGTAAGCCATATTATCACCATCTATTTTAATGATGACCTTGCAGCCCGCGTTGGCGGAGAGGAGTTCTGTGTTGTCAATTACGGTGATTTTGACTCCTTTGTTAAACGCCTTGAACATCTGCGCACACGGATAGAAAACACCGCAATCCCCTTCGGAAACTCTGAAATCAGGGTGACTATCAGCATCGGAGCCACAAAGGCTAAAAGAAATATTGATACTATGATGAGTATTGCCGATGAACGTTTGTATCAGGCCAAAAAGTCAGGAAGAAATCAGCTGATTTCCTCATAA
- a CDS encoding tellurite resistance TerB family protein, with product MDLKSLLNQALNSDLVKQGSQTLKQSTSGMGDIANKNNLSALGAGAVGGGLIGLLMGSKKARKMTKKVAGVGGAAALGALAYKVYNDWQAGQNSPDSGSAPSSAAEISPAEATFDENQHSILILKAMIAAAKADGHVDSQEQEKIQQAVSAMGADDAVSQLVTEELNKPLDPSEVARAATTPQQASEIYLASLIVVDEQNFMEKAYLKELASQLRLEDELVHRLESQVTQ from the coding sequence ATGGATCTTAAAAGCTTACTCAATCAGGCACTCAATTCAGATCTGGTTAAACAGGGCTCACAAACCCTCAAGCAAAGCACATCCGGTATGGGTGATATCGCCAATAAAAACAATCTGTCCGCGTTAGGAGCTGGTGCCGTTGGTGGTGGTTTAATTGGTCTGCTGATGGGCTCAAAGAAAGCCAGAAAGATGACGAAGAAGGTAGCAGGTGTAGGCGGAGCCGCCGCGCTGGGCGCACTGGCATATAAGGTTTACAACGACTGGCAGGCCGGACAAAACAGCCCTGACTCCGGCTCAGCACCTTCTTCAGCGGCAGAAATATCTCCGGCTGAAGCCACATTCGATGAAAACCAGCACAGTATCCTTATCTTAAAAGCCATGATTGCAGCTGCGAAAGCCGATGGTCACGTAGATAGCCAAGAGCAGGAAAAGATACAGCAGGCAGTTTCTGCCATGGGTGCAGATGATGCCGTAAGCCAGTTGGTGACAGAAGAGCTGAACAAACCGCTGGATCCTTCTGAAGTAGCCAGAGCTGCAACCACTCCACAGCAGGCTTCCGAGATTTATCTGGCTTCGCTTATTGTTGTGGACGAGCAGAATTTTATGGAGAAGGCCTATCTGAAAGAGCTGGCATCTCAGCTCAGACTTGAAGATGAGTTAGTGCATCGGCTGGAAAGTCAGGTGACACAATAA
- a CDS encoding phosphate ABC transporter substrate-binding protein, translated as MMKKLMLALGIMLCSVSVFAEPVVVGNPSGVDQLNAKEVKKLFLGKLKKLPNGAKPVIVEYSDGTPIKEAFHLKATKKSESQLKAYWAQLVFRGKAKPPKAVDSAAAVIAEVSNNPAAVGYIDSTEVTDSVKVIFTP; from the coding sequence ATGATGAAAAAATTAATGTTAGCACTTGGAATTATGCTTTGCTCTGTGTCCGTTTTTGCAGAGCCGGTTGTGGTTGGTAATCCTTCTGGTGTTGATCAGCTTAATGCAAAAGAAGTGAAAAAGTTATTTCTGGGAAAGCTAAAAAAACTGCCCAACGGGGCTAAGCCAGTGATTGTCGAGTACTCGGATGGGACCCCGATAAAAGAGGCGTTCCACTTAAAGGCAACTAAAAAGTCAGAGTCTCAGCTCAAAGCATACTGGGCACAGTTGGTGTTCAGAGGAAAAGCGAAACCGCCAAAGGCTGTTGATTCTGCAGCAGCGGTGATTGCCGAAGTGAGTAACAATCCGGCTGCGGTGGGTTATATTGATTCAACTGAAGTGACAGATTCGGTGAAAGTGATATTTACACCATAG
- a CDS encoding DUF2884 family protein: MKKFGLLLVLLFSGTLYAQPQCKVDIQNEVHLDGEQVEIYQQDQTKVLIDENSNLFIDGEALNLTPVQKEALEAYRAGMNEYLPRAKEIGREALELVKNVLDELAMSFNNSEAFNDLKSALEAFLGKIEKRYFNDNEMVLQEAAFGDAYKNWRQDFADARETFNAEFFSSAFDLVSESMKQEGGLNLTALKEQLTQLQTKLSGKLIDNSSEIKKEAKQYCDDLEKMAEEEKMLHEKIPELKDYQVFLI, translated from the coding sequence ATGAAGAAGTTTGGTTTGCTATTGGTATTACTTTTCAGTGGCACGCTGTATGCTCAGCCCCAGTGCAAAGTGGATATACAGAATGAAGTTCACCTTGATGGCGAACAGGTGGAAATCTATCAGCAGGATCAGACTAAGGTGCTGATTGATGAGAACAGTAACCTGTTTATTGACGGAGAAGCTTTGAACCTGACTCCGGTACAAAAAGAGGCGCTTGAGGCTTACAGGGCCGGTATGAATGAGTACCTGCCAAGAGCAAAGGAAATTGGCAGAGAAGCTTTAGAGCTGGTGAAAAATGTGCTTGATGAGCTTGCCATGAGCTTTAATAACTCAGAAGCTTTTAATGATCTAAAGTCAGCTTTAGAAGCGTTTTTGGGCAAGATAGAGAAGCGCTATTTTAACGACAACGAAATGGTTCTGCAGGAAGCGGCGTTTGGTGATGCCTATAAAAATTGGCGGCAGGATTTTGCTGATGCACGTGAAACCTTTAATGCTGAGTTCTTTTCAAGCGCATTTGATCTTGTGTCGGAGAGCATGAAGCAGGAAGGCGGGCTGAACCTTACGGCATTAAAAGAGCAGCTGACACAGCTCCAGACTAAGCTGAGCGGAAAACTGATTGATAACTCTTCTGAGATCAAAAAGGAAGCGAAGCAGTACTGTGACGATCTGGAAAAAATGGCTGAAGAAGAGAAAATGCTTCACGAGAAAATCCCTGAGCTTAAGGATTATCAGGTGTTTCTGATTTAA
- a CDS encoding DUF4250 domain-containing protein has product MDLANFETMDTVMLMSIINLKLRDDFNGDLDELVKFFDIDRAALEAKLATAGFEFLPETKQFR; this is encoded by the coding sequence ATGGATCTGGCAAACTTTGAAACCATGGACACGGTTATGCTGATGAGCATAATCAATCTTAAACTGCGTGATGACTTCAACGGCGATTTAGATGAACTGGTTAAGTTTTTCGATATTGACCGTGCGGCATTAGAGGCAAAATTAGCTACCGCCGGTTTTGAGTTTTTGCCAGAAACTAAGCAGTTCAGATAA
- a CDS encoding YaeP family protein, which translates to MKVYDCCDLVRELYSLIGSGDQGYIPQAITCAVKTLNDIAADTSLPQETREKAAFAAANLLISDYED; encoded by the coding sequence ATGAAAGTTTATGACTGTTGCGACTTAGTTCGCGAACTCTATTCACTGATTGGCAGTGGTGATCAGGGTTATATCCCTCAGGCAATTACCTGTGCGGTAAAAACTCTGAACGATATTGCTGCCGATACCAGTCTGCCTCAGGAAACCCGCGAAAAAGCGGCATTTGCAGCGGCGAACCTGCTTATCTCTGATTACGAGGATTAA